One Rubripirellula reticaptiva genomic region harbors:
- a CDS encoding ParA family protein, giving the protein MGRILCVVNQKGGVGKTTTAVNLSAALALAGQRTLLVDMDPQCNATTSLGISPTDGHALVSEDDLVGHIVDSRQDNLSVVPGSRTFHDVDKLAHSDSAHTRLVRRHFDAVIEDYDFVLIDCPPSVGALTQTALTASTEVLMPIQCEYFAMEGLTQLIQTIKKVIVATDGRLTFGGILLTMYDPHLELTHEVDEEVRDFFGDIVFDNVVPRDVSLCEAPSHGKTVFQYAPRSRGAFAYTQLCMEVLQRD; this is encoded by the coding sequence GTGGGAAGGATACTTTGCGTGGTCAATCAGAAAGGAGGCGTGGGCAAAACAACCACTGCCGTCAATCTTTCTGCCGCGCTGGCTCTAGCCGGCCAGCGGACGCTGTTGGTCGACATGGACCCCCAGTGCAATGCGACTACGTCCCTAGGCATCTCACCCACCGACGGGCACGCCCTTGTCAGCGAAGATGATCTGGTCGGCCACATCGTCGATTCTCGCCAAGACAACCTGTCGGTCGTGCCTGGCAGCCGAACCTTCCACGACGTCGACAAGCTGGCTCATAGCGACAGTGCCCACACCCGCCTGGTCCGCCGCCACTTCGACGCTGTCATCGAAGACTACGACTTCGTGCTGATTGACTGTCCGCCCAGTGTTGGTGCGTTGACACAGACAGCACTAACCGCGTCGACCGAAGTTCTGATGCCGATCCAGTGCGAGTACTTCGCCATGGAAGGCCTGACACAATTAATTCAAACCATCAAAAAGGTCATCGTCGCGACTGACGGACGACTGACCTTCGGCGGCATCCTACTGACAATGTACGATCCGCATTTAGAACTCACTCACGAAGTTGATGAAGAAGTTCGGGATTTCTTCGGAGACATCGTTTTTGATAATGTCGTGCCCAGGGACGTTTCGCTTTGCGAAGCCCCCAGCCATGGCAAAACCGTGTTTCAATACGCCCCGCGATCGCGTGGCGCGTTCGCCTATACTCAGCTGTGCATGGAGGTGCTCCAACGTGACTAG